A portion of the Caenorhabditis elegans chromosome III genome contains these proteins:
- the fbxa-14 gene encoding F-box domain-containing protein (Confirmed by transcript evidence): MPSLLNIPLEIVGEVLEKLEPMDRLASRKVCRNLRAAIDNIGINFDEISLTFSKNHKVELELDKFQTKYYSAIDGSTVLNYNEQEKIIKGESCLKIVFNDLEILLNNSLSKFSFSVHIEDKLDIINALKNVLKVKKSIFVKEIWLRDISFNDALSILPYFNADMLDIIHLSISDNISQFERITYLDQWKSARSFHLSYVNFDDDYIEHLFRFEEFSISLPYLLTDTVVDIIDDLLTRPTFRECCIEFEGDEVKADQVLRLFDPDRPAYSSDEIEYSNDQGTFAIKCQLVGHYDYAFEIERLVE, encoded by the exons atgccatCGTTGCTCAATATCCCTCTAGAGATTGTTGGCGAAGTTTTGGAGAAGTTGGAGCCCATGGATCG ATTGGCCAGCCGTAAAGTTTGCCGCAACCTGAGAGCTGCCATTGATAATATCGGAATAAACTTTGACGAAATCTCAttgacattttcgaaaaaccacaAGGTTGAACTGGAATTGGACAAATTTCAAACCAAATATTACAGTGCAATAGATGGTAGTACTGTACTGAATTATAATGAACAGGAAAAGATTATCAAAGGAGaaagttgtctgaaaatagtATTTAACGATTTGGAGATACTATTGAACAATTCCTTGTCAAAGTTTAGCTTTTCTGTACATATAGAAGATAAATTGGACATTATCAATGCTCTCAAAAACGTCttgaaagtcaaaaaatcgatattcgtTAAGGAAATCTGGCTGCGTGATATATCATTCAATGATGCTCTTTCTATACTTCCTTATTTTAATGCGGACATGCTGGATATCATCCACTTATCGATTTCTGACAATATTAGTCAATTTGAAAGAATAACATATCTGGATCAATGGAAAAGCGCAAGATCCTTCCATCTTAGCTATGTTAACTTTGACGATGATTACATTGAGCATTTGTTCCGCTTCGAAGAGTTTTCCATTTCATTGCCGTACCTATTAACAGATACTGTGGTTGATATCATAGAT GATCTCTTAACAAGGCCCACATTCCGAGAGTGTTGTATTGAGTTTGAAGGTGATGAAGTTAAAGCCGATCAAGTCCTAAGACTATTTGATCCGGACCGGCCAGCCTATAGTAGTGATGAGATTGAATATTCGAATGATCAGGGTACATTTGCAATCAAGTGTCAACTTGTAGGGCACTACGATTACGCATTTGAGATTGAAAGACTGgttgaataa
- the fbxa-15 gene encoding F-box domain-containing protein (Confirmed by transcript evidence), whose translation MPSLLNIPLDIVSEVLEKLEPMDRLTCRKVCRNLRTAVDNIGFNFDKISLTFSKNHKVELELDKFQTKYYSAIDGSTVLNYNEKEKIIKRESCLKIVFNDLEILLNNSLSKFSFSVHIEDKLDIINALKNVLKVKKSIFVKEIWLRDTSFNDALSILPYFNADMLAVIHLSISDNISQFEKIIYMDQWKSARSFHLSDAHFDDDHIKHLFDFEEFSIAMCYLSDDTVIDIRDDLLTRPTFRECCIDFGGYEEEADDILKIFDPDSPSRYEIEYSNDQGKFAIKCQLYGYYDCALEIERLVE comes from the exons atgccatCGTTGCTCAATATCCCTCTAGACATTGTTAgtgaagttttggaaaagttggagCCTATGGATCG ATTGACCTGCCGTAAAGTTTGCCGCAACCTGAGAACAGCCGTTGATAATATCGGATTCAACTTTGACAAAATCTCGttgacattttcgaaaaatcacaaGGTTGAACTGGAATTGGACAAATTTCAAACCAAATATTACAGTGCAATAGATGGTAGTACTGTACTGAATTATAATGAGAAGGAAAAGATTATCAAAAGAGAAAGTTGCCTGAAAATAGTATTTAACGATTTGGAGATACTATTGAACAATTCCTTGTCAAAGTTTAGCTTTTCTGTACATATAGAAGATAAATTGGACATTATCAATGCTCTCAAAAACGTCttgaaagtcaaaaaatcgatattcgtTAAGGAAATCTGGCTGCGTGATACATCATTCAATGATGCTCTCTCTATACTCCCATATTTCAATGCGGACATGCTGGCTGTAATTCATTTATCGATTTCTGACAATATTAgtcaattcgaaaaaataatatatatgGATCAATGGAAAAGTGCAAGATCCTTCCATCTCAGCGATGCTCATTTTGACGATGATCACATTAAACATTTGTTTGACTTTGAAGAGTTTTCCATTGCAATGTGTTACTTATCAGATGATACTGTGATAGATATCAGAGAT GATCTCTTAACAAGGCCCACATTCCGAGAATGCTGTATAGACTTTGGTGGTTATGAAGAGGAGGCCGATGACATCCTTAAAATATTTGATCCGGACAGTCCTAGTAGATATGAGATTGAATATTCGAACGATCAGGGTAAATTTGCAATCAAGTGTCAACTTTATGGTTACTACGATTGCGCACTTGAAATTGAAAGACTGgttgaataa